One window of Chryseobacterium indologenes genomic DNA carries:
- a CDS encoding helix-turn-helix domain-containing protein codes for MIIDLKNIHIGSLIKLRIEERNINILRICKFLKCTEGELNFMLSEKSLDSEIILKLSTLLEYDFFRLYSQYLILYAPQAISNDSEKKTSLPQYRKNIYTKEMVDFILEQIGNRNKTQMQIVQEYRIPRSTLYKWVNKYAQSKKKN; via the coding sequence ATGATCATTGATCTTAAGAACATTCATATAGGATCTCTGATAAAACTGCGTATAGAAGAACGGAATATCAATATACTGCGGATATGTAAATTTCTAAAATGTACAGAAGGCGAATTGAATTTCATGCTATCCGAAAAGTCTTTGGATTCTGAAATCATACTGAAACTAAGTACACTGCTGGAATATGATTTTTTCAGACTTTATTCTCAGTACCTGATCCTTTATGCTCCGCAAGCGATTTCAAATGATTCTGAAAAGAAAACCTCTCTTCCTCAATACCGGAAAAACATCTATACAAAAGAGATGGTAGACTTTATTCTGGAACAAATTGGAAATAGAAATAAGACACAAATGCAAATTGTACAGGAGTACAGAATTCCGAGATCTACTTTGTACAAATGGGTGAACAAGTATGCACAATCAAAAAAGAAAAATTAA
- a CDS encoding helix-turn-helix domain-containing protein, which translates to MKNTPDYKKIFNDIINIKFPEKKEICSHLLDKSNLTVLDIIDLNELLFRNSSKENSVFNQKHRSYNETVIYQILEYQKKNRLNNSQLAGHFKLSRNTVTKWKNLFPIS; encoded by the coding sequence ATGAAAAATACGCCTGATTATAAAAAGATTTTTAATGATATCATCAATATAAAATTCCCTGAAAAAAAAGAAATATGCAGCCATTTATTAGATAAATCCAATTTAACGGTGCTTGATATTATTGACCTTAATGAGCTTCTTTTCAGAAACAGCTCAAAAGAAAACAGCGTTTTTAATCAGAAACACCGCTCTTATAATGAAACCGTGATTTATCAAATATTAGAATATCAAAAGAAAAACAGACTGAACAATTCCCAACTTGCAGGGCATTTTAAATTAAGCAGGAATACCGTTACTAAATGGAAAAATCTCTTTCCTATCTCATAG
- a CDS encoding Crp/Fnr family transcriptional regulator, whose product MIISEDLLLAYGANYESFEANQTVFHEGNLPKFYYQIINGIVELNNYHEDGKEFIQNILHDGESFGESFLFDEKAYPTNATAKTACTVLKLSKTDFFNLLDQNPEVSSKMFKCLAERLYYKYVMLFNVS is encoded by the coding sequence ATGATAATAAGTGAAGATTTATTATTAGCCTACGGTGCAAATTATGAAAGTTTTGAAGCAAATCAAACGGTTTTTCATGAAGGAAATTTGCCTAAGTTTTATTACCAGATTATTAATGGTATTGTTGAACTAAACAATTATCACGAAGACGGCAAAGAATTTATTCAAAACATTTTGCATGACGGAGAAAGTTTTGGAGAATCTTTTCTCTTTGATGAAAAAGCCTATCCTACTAATGCTACAGCTAAAACAGCCTGTACTGTTCTCAAATTATCCAAAACGGATTTCTTCAACTTACTGGATCAAAATCCGGAAGTTTCTTCCAAAATGTTTAAATGTCTGGCTGAGCGTTTATATTATAAGTATGTGATGTTATTTAATGTTTCTTAA
- a CDS encoding aspartate kinase — translation MKVLKFGGTSVGSPERIEQLLPIIRSQVSDKHLVVLSAVSGTTNDLVKLSELYESKDIEGAYKHIDVLYEKYKKFVNELFKTEKGISEALAFIDKIFDLFYQFKHKNFTSSAERIILAQGEIISTTLFHLHLKEKEVSSVLLSALDFMLIDEDKEPNIDEIRRLAAIEIAKYQEETLFITQGYICRNAQGEIDNLQRGGSDYTASLLGAALQAEEIQIWTDIDGFHNNDPRYVQNTKSIARLSFDEAAELSYFGAKILHPQSVFPARKYNVPVRLLDTMNPSAAGTLISGETTNQNQIVAIAAKDGITAIRIQSSRMLMAYGFLRKVFEIFERYKTPIDMITTSEVAVSLTIDQTDNLSEIVRELSAFSSVEIDSEQSIICIVGDFRKNNHGYATIVSEAVKHIPIRMISYGGSENNISLLISSVFKIEGLRSLHNRLF, via the coding sequence ATGAAAGTATTGAAATTTGGCGGGACTTCGGTAGGAAGCCCGGAACGAATCGAACAGTTATTACCAATTATCAGATCTCAGGTGTCAGACAAACACTTGGTTGTTTTATCGGCTGTTTCCGGTACTACAAATGATTTGGTGAAATTATCGGAGCTATATGAAAGTAAGGATATTGAAGGAGCCTACAAACATATTGATGTGCTATATGAGAAATATAAAAAATTTGTAAATGAATTGTTTAAGACAGAAAAAGGAATCTCTGAAGCCTTGGCTTTTATTGACAAAATTTTTGATCTTTTTTACCAGTTCAAACATAAAAACTTCACTTCCAGTGCAGAGCGTATTATACTTGCGCAAGGTGAGATTATTTCAACAACTCTGTTTCATTTGCACTTAAAGGAAAAAGAAGTTTCTTCTGTACTCTTATCAGCATTAGATTTTATGCTGATTGATGAAGATAAGGAACCCAATATTGATGAAATCAGAAGACTGGCAGCTATTGAAATAGCAAAATATCAGGAAGAAACCTTGTTTATTACTCAGGGATATATATGCAGAAATGCCCAGGGTGAAATTGATAATCTGCAAAGGGGAGGTTCAGATTACACCGCTTCATTACTGGGTGCCGCATTACAGGCAGAAGAAATCCAGATATGGACAGATATTGACGGGTTCCACAATAATGATCCGAGATACGTACAGAATACAAAGTCTATAGCCAGGCTAAGTTTTGATGAAGCAGCAGAATTATCCTATTTTGGAGCCAAAATTCTTCATCCCCAAAGTGTATTCCCTGCAAGAAAATATAATGTTCCTGTAAGATTATTAGATACAATGAATCCTTCTGCAGCGGGAACATTGATCTCAGGAGAAACAACCAATCAAAATCAGATTGTAGCCATTGCTGCTAAAGATGGCATTACAGCAATCCGTATTCAGTCTTCCCGCATGCTGATGGCGTATGGCTTTTTGAGAAAGGTTTTTGAAATTTTTGAACGTTATAAAACTCCTATAGATATGATTACTACTTCTGAAGTGGCAGTTTCGCTTACCATTGACCAAACGGATAATCTTTCTGAAATTGTAAGAGAACTAAGTGCCTTTTCATCAGTTGAAATTGATAGTGAGCAGTCTATCATATGCATTGTTGGGGATTTTAGAAAAAATAATCATGGCTATGCAACTATTGTCTCTGAAGCGGTAAAGCATATTCCAATACGAATGATTTCCTATGGAGGAAGTGAAAATAATATTTCATTATTAATTTCATCTGTTTTCAAGATAGAAGGATTAAGGTCTCTGCATAACAGATTATTTTAG
- a CDS encoding MarR family winged helix-turn-helix transcriptional regulator: MNFDLIKSVVELVQQFMEQNEGKAIYSNDLHGFTEWINAAHQQDLENPHWAGKELGRSSDSIINTLLIRMNRYAKSYSRSAVGSSVFSSQDDFIFLINLKSMGAMSKMELIRHNVHEKSSGILTINRLLRNGWIEQAVSPKDKRIKNIQITQKGLAVLDDHMDEIRRASRAVTGNLTHSEQMLLIAILSKLDEFHDSFYRMNLETEDLLNAIYKKLN; this comes from the coding sequence ATGAATTTTGATCTTATAAAATCAGTTGTGGAACTCGTTCAGCAATTTATGGAACAAAATGAAGGTAAAGCTATATACAGTAATGATCTTCATGGTTTTACAGAATGGATCAATGCTGCCCATCAACAGGATCTTGAAAATCCTCATTGGGCAGGGAAAGAATTAGGAAGAAGCTCAGATAGTATTATTAATACTTTATTGATCAGGATGAATAGATATGCAAAATCTTACTCCAGATCAGCAGTCGGCAGTTCTGTTTTTTCCAGTCAGGATGACTTTATTTTTCTTATCAACCTGAAAAGTATGGGAGCTATGTCAAAAATGGAATTGATAAGGCATAATGTACATGAGAAATCTTCAGGTATACTTACTATTAATCGGCTGCTCCGTAACGGCTGGATTGAACAGGCGGTTTCTCCAAAAGATAAAAGAATAAAAAATATACAGATAACACAGAAAGGGCTTGCTGTACTGGATGATCACATGGATGAAATCCGCAGGGCTTCAAGGGCTGTAACAGGGAATCTTACTCATTCTGAACAAATGCTGCTCATTGCGATACTTTCTAAATTGGATGAATTTCATGATTCTTTTTATCGGATGAATCTGGAAACGGAGGATCTGCTGAATGCCATATATAAAAAGTTGAACTGA
- a CDS encoding phytoene desaturase family protein produces MNTESSRKRIAVIGSGFSGLSAAAYAAKSGHEVHVFEKHDQPGGRARQFKTEEGYLFDMGPSWYWMPDIIEGFFNDFDCKAADYFKLVSLDPQFEMIFSKEKVSVPEKNEDIREIFEKTEPGAGKKYDQFMQSAQFKYETGMKDFVTKPCYCWLEFASLKIAGSALKLDLLSNFRKYVSGYFSDPKLRSLMEFPVIFLGASPRNIPALYSLMNYGGYVLGTKYPMGGFYQLVMAMKDVAQKQGAAFHFNHEVQKLNTENGKVVSLTVDGKDYEFDAVIASSDYHHTETLIPKSLRNYNDAYWKTKTFAPSCLIYYLGIKGKIPHLKHHTLFFENELDHHIDCIYINKKWPAKPLFYACCPSKTDQDVAPEGCENLFLLLPLAPGIHDEEAVRETYLKEMLERIEKHTGETDLVSRIEYKRSYCVSDFISDYNAYQGNAYGLSNTLSQTAVLKPKIRNKKISNLFYTGQLTVPGPGVPPSVISGKIVAQEVNKLK; encoded by the coding sequence ATGAATACTGAAAGCTCAAGAAAGAGAATAGCGGTGATAGGTTCCGGATTTTCCGGACTCTCTGCTGCTGCTTATGCAGCAAAGTCGGGACATGAAGTGCATGTTTTTGAAAAACACGATCAGCCCGGAGGACGTGCAAGGCAATTTAAAACTGAAGAAGGATATCTATTTGATATGGGACCTAGCTGGTACTGGATGCCTGATATTATCGAAGGCTTTTTCAATGATTTTGATTGTAAAGCAGCTGATTATTTTAAACTGGTATCCTTAGATCCTCAGTTCGAGATGATTTTTTCAAAAGAAAAGGTTTCAGTTCCGGAAAAAAATGAAGACATCCGAGAGATATTTGAAAAAACTGAACCAGGAGCGGGTAAAAAGTATGATCAGTTTATGCAGTCTGCTCAGTTTAAGTATGAAACAGGGATGAAAGATTTTGTGACAAAACCTTGTTACTGCTGGCTGGAATTTGCTTCTTTAAAAATAGCAGGAAGCGCACTGAAGCTTGATCTTTTAAGTAATTTCAGAAAATATGTCTCAGGATATTTTTCTGATCCGAAACTTAGATCGCTGATGGAATTTCCGGTTATATTTCTTGGTGCTTCACCCCGAAATATTCCCGCGCTTTACAGCCTTATGAATTATGGAGGGTATGTGCTGGGAACAAAATATCCTATGGGAGGATTTTATCAGCTCGTTATGGCGATGAAAGATGTAGCCCAAAAACAGGGAGCCGCTTTTCATTTTAATCATGAGGTCCAGAAGCTCAATACGGAAAACGGAAAAGTAGTCTCATTAACAGTAGATGGTAAAGATTATGAATTTGATGCCGTTATTGCATCATCAGATTATCACCATACAGAAACATTAATTCCCAAATCACTTAGAAATTATAATGACGCCTATTGGAAAACAAAAACCTTTGCCCCTTCATGTCTTATTTATTATCTGGGAATCAAAGGAAAAATTCCTCATTTGAAACATCATACTTTATTTTTTGAAAATGAACTTGATCATCATATAGACTGTATTTATATCAACAAGAAATGGCCGGCTAAACCCCTTTTTTATGCTTGCTGTCCTTCAAAAACAGATCAGGATGTAGCACCTGAAGGCTGTGAAAATCTCTTTTTGCTGCTGCCTCTCGCACCGGGAATACATGATGAGGAGGCTGTAAGAGAAACATACCTGAAGGAAATGCTTGAAAGAATTGAAAAACATACTGGAGAAACCGATCTTGTTTCCAGGATTGAGTACAAAAGAAGCTATTGTGTCAGTGATTTTATTTCGGATTACAATGCTTATCAGGGAAATGCCTACGGATTGTCCAATACTTTATCACAGACTGCCGTCCTGAAACCTAAAATAAGAAACAAGAAGATTAGTAATCTTTTTTATACCGGGCAGCTGACTGTTCCCGGACCTGGTGTTCCGCCGTCAGTTATTTCTGGAAAAATTGTAGCGCAAGAGGTTAATAAACTAAAATAA
- a CDS encoding phytoene/squalene synthase family protein — MKKLFDELSYEVSKYTTQKYSTSFSLGILALKPSIRPAIYAVYGYVRLADEIVDSFHGYDKEKLLKRLKSETYDALQDGISLNPILHSFQETVRQYDINIHLIDQFLHSMEMDLQKIDYNSELYNEYIYGSAEVVGLMCLQIFTGGDKQQFEKLKPFAMKLGSAFQKVNFLRDLKEDYQILGRTYFPSLNMAAFDNTVKAQIEKEIEEEFKEALQGIKKLPGSSLFGVYLAYRYYLSLFEKIKKTSSQHILQQRIRIANSQKLLVAFKSYIRYKSAYF; from the coding sequence ATGAAAAAATTGTTTGATGAGTTGTCTTATGAGGTCAGTAAGTACACTACTCAAAAATACAGTACCAGTTTTTCATTAGGAATATTGGCGCTGAAGCCTTCTATCAGACCTGCTATTTATGCTGTTTACGGGTATGTACGCCTTGCTGATGAAATTGTTGACAGTTTTCATGGGTATGATAAAGAGAAGCTTTTGAAAAGATTAAAGTCCGAAACTTACGACGCGCTGCAAGACGGAATATCACTCAATCCGATTCTACACTCATTTCAGGAAACTGTGCGTCAGTATGATATCAATATTCATTTGATAGATCAGTTCCTGCACAGTATGGAAATGGATCTGCAAAAAATAGACTATAATTCAGAACTTTATAACGAATATATCTATGGCTCTGCAGAAGTAGTGGGGCTCATGTGCCTGCAGATATTTACAGGAGGTGATAAGCAGCAATTTGAAAAACTTAAACCATTCGCGATGAAGCTGGGTTCAGCTTTTCAAAAGGTTAATTTTTTACGTGATTTGAAAGAAGATTACCAGATTTTGGGGAGAACTTATTTCCCGTCTCTGAATATGGCTGCTTTTGATAACACCGTCAAAGCTCAGATTGAAAAAGAAATTGAAGAAGAATTTAAAGAAGCACTGCAGGGAATCAAAAAACTGCCGGGTTCTTCTCTGTTTGGAGTATATCTGGCATACAGATACTATCTGTCATTGTTTGAAAAAATAAAGAAAACAAGTTCTCAGCATATTTTACAGCAAAGAATCAGGATTGCTAATTCACAGAAATTATTGGTAGCATTTAAAAGCTATATAAGATACAAATCTGCTTATTTCTAA
- a CDS encoding SRPBCC family protein, with translation MMYRLYREQHLNCDIETAWKFFSSPHNLSEITPKSMNFLVLSDIQDESIFEGMEIDYTVSPVLGIPMKWKTVISQVEDYKSFTDFQKEGPYKHWNHFHEFIPDENGVLMKDTVDYELPLGILGRVAHRLFVKEKLRSIFDFRYSVLNDLFNRKHN, from the coding sequence ATGATGTACAGATTATATAGAGAACAACATTTGAATTGTGATATTGAGACGGCATGGAAATTCTTTTCCTCCCCTCATAATTTATCTGAAATAACGCCTAAGAGTATGAACTTTTTAGTGCTTTCAGATATACAGGATGAATCTATTTTTGAAGGAATGGAAATAGATTATACAGTTTCTCCGGTATTGGGAATTCCGATGAAGTGGAAAACTGTTATCAGTCAGGTGGAAGACTATAAAAGCTTTACGGATTTTCAGAAAGAAGGTCCTTATAAGCACTGGAATCATTTTCATGAGTTCATTCCTGATGAGAATGGTGTATTAATGAAGGATACTGTAGATTATGAACTCCCGTTGGGAATTTTAGGAAGGGTAGCGCACAGGTTATTTGTTAAAGAAAAACTCAGAAGTATTTTCGATTTCAGATACAGTGTATTGAATGATCTTTTTAACCGCAAACACAATTAA
- a CDS encoding sterol desaturase family protein produces MNFLIVLLVFISMEGATWLIHRYIMHGFLWSLHKDHHDHSNEGKLERNDLFFFIFASPAIALLYAGVRQEFNYLFFVGLGISLYGMAYFFVHDIFIHQRAKIFTKTKNPYWLAIRRAHKQHHKHLGKEEGECFGFLWVPVKYFKMYFNKK; encoded by the coding sequence ATGAATTTTCTGATCGTTCTGCTTGTTTTTATTTCCATGGAAGGAGCCACATGGCTTATTCACAGATATATTATGCATGGTTTTCTGTGGAGTCTGCACAAGGATCATCATGATCACAGCAACGAGGGGAAACTTGAAAGAAATGATCTGTTCTTTTTCATTTTTGCCAGTCCTGCTATTGCATTATTATATGCAGGGGTAAGACAGGAATTCAATTATCTGTTTTTTGTCGGATTGGGAATAAGCCTTTACGGAATGGCCTATTTCTTTGTACATGATATTTTTATTCATCAGAGAGCAAAGATTTTTACAAAAACAAAGAATCCATATTGGCTTGCCATAAGACGTGCTCATAAGCAGCATCACAAGCATTTGGGAAAGGAAGAAGGAGAGTGTTTTGGATTTTTATGGGTACCTGTTAAATATTTTAAAATGTATTTCAATAAAAAATGA
- a CDS encoding lycopene cyclase domain-containing protein: MMPYTYILINFFTVIICFLASFDRRIQFNKLFGKFLLSSTIVAIPFIIWDVWFTSKGVWWFDLNYTLGFTIAGLPIEEWLFFYCIPFACVFTYYCLEKFFSLRGIDGLNNLIVFTAVIVLSVTGLLYHERIYTLLTVIVTTFTLCYLHFIVKKDWIARASFVYLVLMPGFFAVNGILTGSLIPSPVVNYNPDDFLGIRMRTIPVEDAVYGYSQFLLNIYFFKKITKNEK; this comes from the coding sequence ATGATGCCTTATACTTACATACTGATTAACTTTTTCACGGTCATTATTTGCTTTTTGGCTTCTTTTGACAGGAGAATACAGTTCAATAAACTTTTCGGGAAGTTTCTGCTGTCATCTACCATCGTGGCAATTCCTTTTATTATCTGGGATGTATGGTTTACTTCAAAAGGAGTGTGGTGGTTTGATCTCAATTACACATTAGGCTTTACAATAGCAGGACTGCCTATTGAAGAATGGCTGTTTTTTTATTGCATTCCGTTTGCATGTGTTTTTACTTATTACTGTCTGGAAAAATTTTTTAGCCTCAGAGGAATTGATGGTTTAAATAATCTTATTGTATTCACAGCTGTTATTGTTCTCAGTGTGACGGGACTTCTTTATCATGAGAGAATATATACTTTGCTCACTGTGATTGTAACAACATTTACACTTTGTTATCTGCATTTTATTGTTAAAAAAGATTGGATAGCACGAGCAAGCTTTGTATATCTGGTATTGATGCCCGGATTTTTCGCAGTGAATGGAATCCTGACGGGATCTTTAATTCCTTCGCCTGTGGTAAACTATAATCCTGATGACTTTTTAGGGATCAGAATGAGAACCATTCCTGTTGAAGATGCTGTTTATGGGTACAGCCAGTTTTTACTCAATATTTATTTCTTTAAAAAAATAACTAAAAATGAAAAATAG